One genomic segment of Amycolatopsis sp. Hca4 includes these proteins:
- a CDS encoding sensor histidine kinase, with product MAGGGSFLVALLRRGAPAIATATSELPDEIADPAPMHALRRISRMSGPIDPTERDGLLLRATRYVVLIPLAYRLLAVPGQFGVYVLQRGTTGLLPVAVFTLLSVALNVIGLRWMFRSAPFRGRDAGKLLAVDLTFTVLSPLVIALTVPTAAYFDALAVTSVHLYGEIGLLTLALGLPSGVVFGLLSFPLRMLANWLNTGGFRVGAAFSTYSVLLAELFLATAALVLTGLGTRLALAYGTRNGRLAERAQQHRRLHDSVLQTLEAMALPVPGDAEERLVEIQRLARAQAMEIRHTIESAASEQAEAGARPLGEKLAALAAEMARDGLRAQLVVAELDDDTLSEVRQIAIRDAVREAMRNTMKHSGTDRVVVRVEERDGGIAVITRDHGSGFSAADHPAGFGISESITARLAEVGGTSLVESGLAGGGTRVTLWVPF from the coding sequence GTGGCGGGCGGGGGCAGCTTCCTGGTGGCGCTGCTGAGGCGCGGCGCCCCCGCGATCGCCACCGCCACGAGTGAGCTGCCCGACGAGATCGCCGACCCGGCGCCGATGCACGCGCTGCGGCGCATCTCGCGGATGTCGGGCCCGATCGACCCCACCGAGCGCGACGGGCTGCTGCTGCGCGCGACCCGGTACGTCGTGCTCATCCCGCTGGCCTACCGGCTGCTCGCGGTGCCGGGCCAGTTCGGCGTCTACGTCCTCCAGCGCGGCACGACCGGGCTGCTGCCGGTCGCGGTGTTCACGCTGCTGTCGGTGGCGCTGAACGTCATCGGCCTGCGCTGGATGTTCCGCTCGGCGCCGTTCCGCGGCCGCGACGCCGGGAAGCTGCTGGCCGTCGACCTCACCTTCACCGTGCTTTCGCCGCTGGTCATCGCGCTGACCGTGCCGACGGCGGCGTACTTCGACGCGCTGGCGGTCACCAGCGTCCACCTCTACGGCGAGATCGGCCTGCTCACGCTCGCGCTGGGCCTGCCGAGCGGCGTGGTGTTCGGCCTGCTGAGCTTCCCGCTCCGGATGCTGGCGAACTGGCTGAACACCGGCGGGTTCCGCGTCGGGGCCGCCTTCTCGACGTACTCCGTGCTGCTCGCGGAGCTGTTCCTGGCCACCGCCGCGCTGGTGCTGACCGGCCTCGGCACGCGCCTGGCCCTGGCCTACGGCACGCGCAACGGGCGGCTCGCCGAGCGCGCGCAGCAGCACCGGAGGCTGCACGACTCCGTGCTGCAGACCCTGGAGGCGATGGCGCTGCCCGTCCCCGGCGACGCCGAAGAACGGCTGGTGGAGATCCAGCGGCTGGCGCGGGCGCAGGCGATGGAGATCCGGCACACGATCGAGTCGGCGGCGTCCGAGCAGGCTGAAGCCGGCGCACGGCCGCTGGGCGAGAAGCTCGCCGCGCTCGCCGCCGAGATGGCCCGTGACGGCCTGCGCGCCCAGCTCGTGGTGGCCGAGCTGGACGACGACACGCTGTCGGAGGTCCGCCAGATCGCCATCCGGGACGCCGTCCGCGAGGCGATGCGGAACACGATGAAGCACTCGGGCACCGACCGGGTCGTCGTCCGGGTCGAGGAGCGCGACGGCGGCATCGCGGTGATCACCCGCGACCACGGCAGCGGGTTCAGCGCGGCCGACCACCCGGCCGGGTTCGGCATCAGCGAGTCGATCACGGCACGGCTGGCCGAAGTCGGCGGGACGTCGCTGGTCGAATCGGGACTCGCCGGGGGCGGCACGCGAGTGACGTTGTGGGTCCCGTTCTGA
- a CDS encoding class I SAM-dependent methyltransferase, with the protein MTSIEPLADALAAYRSGDRDQAAELAAQAGRAGSTLADELRAYLAGDGSAPVYDQPSAFTAFIRGGGNVELYRALSAALAARYDSAKPESLLDLGCGDGLAVVPALEQASHLPPRIDLVEPSAALLEGVHERVPSAQCWQSTAQDFLARDDLGWDFVQSTFALQSIEPEQRAEVLRALQPRTGTLVLAEFDVPEFEEGSPEHLRSLVERYERGVAEYGEDASLVAQGFLLPVLLGIVSGQQRTNWEHPAAVWAEQLRTAGFTEVGVEPLADYWWSPAVLITAC; encoded by the coding sequence ATGACCTCGATCGAGCCGCTCGCCGACGCCCTCGCCGCCTACCGGTCCGGTGACCGCGACCAGGCCGCCGAACTCGCCGCACAGGCCGGGCGCGCCGGCTCCACGCTGGCCGACGAACTGCGGGCCTACCTGGCCGGCGACGGCTCGGCACCGGTGTACGACCAGCCGAGCGCGTTCACCGCGTTCATCCGCGGCGGCGGCAACGTCGAGCTGTACCGGGCGCTGAGCGCCGCGCTGGCCGCCCGGTACGACAGCGCGAAGCCGGAGTCGCTGCTCGACCTGGGCTGCGGTGACGGCCTGGCCGTGGTGCCCGCGCTGGAGCAGGCGTCGCACCTCCCGCCCCGGATCGACCTGGTCGAACCTTCGGCCGCGCTGCTCGAAGGCGTCCACGAGCGGGTGCCGTCGGCGCAGTGCTGGCAGTCGACCGCGCAGGACTTCCTGGCCCGCGACGACCTCGGCTGGGACTTCGTCCAGTCGACGTTCGCGCTGCAGTCCATCGAGCCGGAGCAGCGCGCCGAGGTGCTGCGGGCGCTGCAGCCACGCACCGGGACGCTGGTGCTCGCCGAGTTCGACGTCCCCGAGTTCGAGGAAGGCTCGCCGGAGCACCTCCGCTCGCTCGTCGAACGCTACGAGCGGGGCGTGGCCGAATACGGCGAAGACGCTTCGCTGGTCGCCCAGGGCTTCCTGCTGCCGGTGCTGCTCGGGATCGTCTCCGGGCAGCAGCGGACCAACTGGGAGCACCCGGCCGCGGTGTGGGCCGAGCAGCTGCGGACGGCGGGGTTCACCGAGGTCGGCGTCGAACCGCTCGCCGACTACTGGTGGTCGCCCGCCGTCCTGATCACTGCCTGCTGA
- a CDS encoding TNT domain-containing protein, with translation MRYRVEVAERPDGLYATWGEGTFRAQRSTTDGTVLLSVLPEEEAPDGFDKEFDGRPAKVVPASEVPSTFTLRTFAEYDGEVFEVAPGDRPELTLRWVRDDAARAAQLGLTDFSVTVPAKQVTALWQTRLDFTETPEARPQPGAGDQNALLRAIGRTLLHTVPGGWARVGAQFRQVGDYAEIEVRAVGDEDGPVSVSLPAAPRLGGLFARLRAAMFQPEAGTWFQGTFTLDAESKFDFDFDADREPDWRVPPNDGGRPSTAAYELELANFPRTPKHLPPWLTAKAGMPLDVVFRSARVVDSHVEGERPVVNRPPVPPDQVRGLLDYLFRAPVALHRPAPLPDIFGGPGAKPDVPNAFHTDGTWIWPAAVPHYLRKYGVPPEPELVEHIRAAGFRPPFVGELVRATAEAEVLGQPRPPQTAADLPDERALTRVARGEQVRNLRGAEVLELLQQRLAEHGVPAAAYRIGANEIPAEGVWTLRRAENGWEVSRPPSDEPVAFGSLGDAARFLLGVLLMLPPRPAEESDQPADWPVLPMRGEPPLNFYRGKRLITLAPGTTVVRFGNETGNLVHAEGTRFVETALAFEREREKRLYRVQRAIRVLTGVAAPWGGMPGGAVAYLLPRPLAQHVETGSLSRQ, from the coding sequence GTGCGTTACCGGGTAGAGGTGGCCGAACGCCCGGACGGCCTGTATGCGACATGGGGCGAGGGGACCTTCCGCGCGCAGCGGTCGACCACGGACGGCACGGTGCTGCTGTCGGTGCTGCCGGAAGAAGAGGCGCCGGACGGCTTCGACAAGGAGTTCGACGGCCGTCCGGCGAAGGTCGTCCCGGCGAGCGAGGTGCCGTCGACGTTCACGCTGCGCACCTTCGCCGAGTACGACGGCGAGGTCTTCGAGGTCGCGCCGGGTGACCGGCCGGAGCTGACCCTGCGCTGGGTCCGCGACGACGCCGCCCGCGCGGCCCAGCTGGGCCTGACCGACTTCTCGGTCACCGTGCCTGCCAAGCAGGTCACGGCGCTGTGGCAGACACGGCTGGACTTCACCGAGACGCCGGAGGCGCGCCCGCAGCCGGGCGCCGGTGACCAGAACGCGCTGCTGCGCGCCATCGGCCGGACACTGCTGCACACCGTGCCCGGTGGCTGGGCGCGGGTCGGCGCGCAGTTCCGGCAGGTCGGCGACTACGCCGAGATCGAGGTCCGCGCGGTCGGCGACGAGGACGGCCCGGTGTCGGTCTCGCTGCCCGCGGCGCCCCGGCTCGGCGGGCTCTTCGCGCGGCTGCGGGCGGCGATGTTCCAGCCCGAGGCCGGAACCTGGTTCCAGGGCACGTTCACGCTGGACGCCGAGTCGAAGTTCGACTTCGACTTCGACGCCGACCGCGAGCCGGACTGGCGGGTGCCGCCCAACGACGGCGGCCGCCCGTCGACCGCCGCCTACGAGCTGGAGCTGGCGAACTTCCCGCGGACGCCGAAGCACCTGCCGCCGTGGCTCACGGCGAAGGCGGGGATGCCGCTCGACGTCGTGTTCCGCAGCGCGCGGGTCGTCGATTCGCACGTCGAGGGTGAGCGCCCGGTGGTCAACCGGCCGCCGGTGCCGCCGGACCAGGTCCGCGGCCTGCTCGACTACCTGTTCCGGGCGCCGGTGGCGCTGCACCGGCCCGCGCCGCTGCCGGACATCTTCGGCGGGCCGGGGGCGAAGCCGGACGTGCCGAACGCCTTCCACACCGACGGCACCTGGATCTGGCCCGCCGCCGTGCCGCACTACCTGCGCAAGTACGGCGTGCCGCCGGAGCCGGAGCTGGTCGAGCACATCCGGGCGGCCGGGTTCCGGCCGCCGTTCGTCGGCGAGCTGGTCCGCGCGACGGCGGAGGCGGAGGTCCTCGGCCAGCCGCGGCCGCCGCAGACAGCCGCCGACCTGCCGGACGAGCGCGCACTGACCCGGGTCGCCCGCGGGGAGCAGGTGCGGAACCTGCGGGGCGCCGAGGTCCTGGAGCTGCTCCAGCAGCGGCTCGCCGAGCACGGCGTGCCGGCGGCGGCCTACCGGATCGGCGCCAACGAGATCCCGGCCGAGGGCGTCTGGACGCTGCGGCGCGCCGAGAACGGCTGGGAGGTCTCGCGGCCGCCGTCCGACGAGCCGGTGGCGTTCGGCTCGCTCGGCGACGCCGCCCGGTTCCTGCTCGGCGTGCTGCTGATGCTGCCGCCGCGGCCGGCGGAGGAGTCCGACCAGCCCGCCGACTGGCCGGTGCTGCCGATGCGCGGCGAGCCGCCGTTGAACTTCTACCGCGGCAAGCGGCTGATCACCCTGGCCCCGGGCACCACGGTCGTCCGGTTCGGCAACGAGACCGGCAACCTGGTGCACGCCGAGGGCACGCGGTTCGTCGAGACGGCGCTGGCCTTCGAACGCGAACGCGAAAAGCGGCTCTACCGGGTGCAGCGCGCGATCCGCGTGCTGACCGGCGTGGCCGCGCCGTGGGGCGGGATGCCGGGCGGCGCGGTCGCGTACCTGCTGCCGCGGCCGCTCGCCCAGCACGTCGAGACGGGCTCGCTCAGCAGGCAGTGA
- a CDS encoding ADP-ribosylglycohydrolase family protein, protein MDEEEAVTRAREWLRTRPGGDRLRIRPELTTRRPDGWRFTVNTAGYLDGTDIGSGLFPGPVVLVPDEGEIRYDQAAMASTPAEAAWRPDVDPEFDEKAFPELDLPVRAVRGWTGADGEYRRNEQYAPGPVWRGFPVPATDAEKLLNYLAANWIGRAEFVRALRDCEVLVPLLESGEPLLRPVPGTREREVIAYSSSAKVPGRYPRRWRVPVRDLPPSSGLTLDPGTGLVRSLTAAELGTTGGEARPRVVEPAPEAGPEVAEALPALVAEFGVEPPDLLERHLRYALDQARDHHFELTPSECVRYLRGFAWQYRNGVRRRAGQAPEWPADLAANGLIAHVDEDARPRPVPWTFGKFTAFGTLADRFAWHRILGAYVGFAIGDALGGGADPVGQLPLGGLTRHLLFHTDIVLRGLPPVPTGEVPATLPEPDPVGWLAVATRHAGPAPAEFSALLATALAATPAGAVAVADVDGEQYAKDVARELTGSAAGAEVTEGVDLLISLFQALLTRDAFALPVHVRLHEVGGDLATSTLALRADREADDVTQLESIGDGRSVRSVLGRALFAAAKRGHDPEAAIRLAARSGPVAGAIAGALVGARVGVPGLLSAGKLPDLGLLDDIASDVFWYFNRNGLRTETAEHARWERRYPSGRFTPEPKGPDMRSRLRGSLLAGAIGDALGAKTEFDSIDRIREIAGPDGITDFIPAYGGVGRITDDTQMTLFTLEALIRAHAQLRRTGSADVVHSLQLAYQRWLHTQGVTWDRARGPQSTAEAADGWLITHQELFSRRAPGLTCFGELEAYGRSGVRGTIERPVNNSKGCGGVMRAAPIALWSDDLAEVFRLGAESAALTHGHPSGYLSSGCFAVIVHELLHGKPLLDAVATARAELVKHPGHEEQEAALDAALAMEGPPTPEKLERLGQGNVGETALSMSVYVALTTTDADSALLASVNHSGDSDSTGSVCGNLVGAMYGEEALRQSWLDRLELREVIVGLADDALTEFGPDAPADDRWFARYPVD, encoded by the coding sequence ATGGACGAAGAGGAAGCCGTCACCCGCGCGCGGGAGTGGCTGCGCACGCGGCCCGGCGGCGACCGGCTGCGGATCCGGCCGGAGCTCACCACGCGCCGCCCGGACGGCTGGCGCTTCACCGTCAACACCGCCGGCTACCTGGACGGCACCGACATCGGCTCGGGCCTGTTCCCCGGCCCGGTGGTCCTGGTGCCGGACGAGGGTGAGATCCGGTACGACCAGGCGGCGATGGCGAGCACGCCCGCCGAAGCCGCGTGGCGGCCGGACGTCGACCCCGAGTTCGACGAGAAGGCGTTCCCCGAGCTGGACCTCCCGGTCCGGGCCGTCCGCGGCTGGACCGGCGCGGACGGCGAGTACCGCCGCAACGAGCAGTACGCGCCCGGCCCGGTCTGGCGCGGGTTCCCGGTGCCTGCGACCGACGCCGAAAAGCTGCTGAACTACCTGGCCGCGAACTGGATCGGCCGCGCCGAGTTCGTCCGCGCGCTGCGGGACTGCGAAGTCCTGGTGCCGCTGCTCGAATCCGGGGAGCCGCTGCTGCGTCCCGTACCCGGCACTCGCGAGCGCGAGGTGATCGCCTACAGCTCGTCGGCGAAGGTGCCCGGGCGGTACCCGCGCCGGTGGCGGGTGCCGGTCCGCGACCTGCCGCCGTCATCGGGGCTGACGCTCGACCCCGGCACCGGGCTGGTCCGCAGCCTCACCGCGGCCGAGCTGGGGACGACCGGCGGCGAGGCCCGGCCGCGGGTGGTGGAGCCGGCGCCGGAAGCCGGGCCCGAGGTCGCCGAGGCGCTGCCCGCGCTGGTCGCGGAGTTCGGCGTCGAGCCGCCCGACCTGTTGGAACGGCACCTGCGGTACGCCCTCGACCAGGCCCGCGACCACCACTTCGAGCTGACACCGAGCGAGTGCGTCCGGTACCTGCGCGGGTTCGCCTGGCAGTACCGCAACGGCGTCCGCCGCCGGGCAGGCCAAGCCCCGGAATGGCCCGCCGACCTGGCTGCGAACGGCCTGATCGCGCACGTCGACGAGGACGCGCGGCCGCGGCCGGTGCCCTGGACGTTCGGGAAGTTCACCGCCTTCGGCACGCTCGCCGACCGCTTCGCGTGGCACCGGATCCTCGGCGCGTACGTCGGCTTCGCGATCGGTGACGCCCTCGGCGGCGGAGCGGATCCGGTCGGTCAGCTCCCGCTGGGCGGCCTGACCCGGCACCTGCTGTTCCACACCGACATCGTGCTGCGCGGCCTGCCGCCGGTGCCGACCGGCGAGGTCCCGGCGACGCTGCCCGAGCCGGACCCGGTCGGCTGGCTCGCGGTCGCCACCCGGCACGCCGGCCCCGCGCCCGCCGAGTTCTCCGCACTGCTGGCCACGGCGCTGGCCGCGACCCCGGCCGGCGCGGTCGCCGTGGCGGACGTCGACGGCGAGCAGTACGCGAAGGACGTCGCCCGCGAGCTGACCGGCAGCGCGGCGGGCGCCGAGGTCACCGAGGGCGTCGACCTGCTGATCTCCCTGTTCCAGGCGCTGCTGACGCGGGACGCGTTCGCGCTGCCGGTGCACGTCCGCCTGCACGAGGTGGGCGGTGATCTGGCGACGTCGACGCTGGCGCTGCGCGCGGACCGCGAGGCGGACGACGTGACGCAGCTGGAGTCGATCGGCGACGGCCGGAGCGTCCGGTCGGTGCTCGGCCGCGCGCTGTTCGCCGCGGCCAAGCGCGGCCACGACCCCGAAGCCGCGATCCGGCTCGCCGCGCGGTCCGGCCCGGTGGCCGGCGCGATCGCCGGCGCGCTGGTCGGGGCCCGGGTCGGCGTGCCTGGCCTGCTGTCGGCCGGCAAGCTGCCCGACCTCGGCCTGCTGGACGACATCGCCAGCGACGTCTTCTGGTACTTCAACCGCAACGGCCTCCGGACGGAGACCGCCGAGCACGCACGCTGGGAGCGCCGGTACCCGAGCGGCCGGTTCACCCCCGAACCGAAGGGACCGGACATGCGATCGCGGCTTCGGGGCAGCCTGCTGGCCGGGGCGATCGGCGACGCGCTGGGCGCGAAGACGGAGTTCGACTCGATCGACCGGATCCGCGAGATCGCCGGGCCGGACGGCATCACGGACTTCATCCCCGCGTACGGCGGCGTCGGCCGGATCACCGACGACACGCAGATGACGCTCTTCACGCTCGAAGCGCTCATCCGGGCGCACGCCCAGCTGCGCCGGACCGGGTCCGCGGACGTCGTCCACTCGCTGCAGCTGGCCTACCAGCGCTGGCTGCACACCCAGGGCGTCACCTGGGACCGGGCGCGCGGCCCGCAGTCGACGGCCGAAGCGGCCGACGGCTGGCTGATCACGCACCAGGAGCTGTTCAGCCGCCGCGCACCGGGCCTGACCTGCTTCGGCGAGCTGGAGGCGTACGGCCGCTCGGGCGTCCGGGGCACCATCGAGCGGCCGGTCAACAACTCCAAGGGCTGCGGTGGCGTGATGCGGGCGGCGCCGATCGCGCTGTGGTCGGACGACCTCGCCGAGGTGTTCCGGCTGGGCGCGGAGAGCGCGGCGCTGACCCACGGCCACCCGAGCGGATACCTGTCGTCGGGCTGCTTCGCGGTGATCGTGCACGAGCTGCTGCACGGAAAGCCGCTGCTCGACGCGGTCGCGACCGCGCGGGCCGAGCTGGTGAAGCACCCGGGGCACGAAGAGCAGGAGGCGGCGCTCGACGCGGCCTTGGCGATGGAGGGCCCGCCGACGCCCGAGAAGCTGGAGCGGCTCGGGCAGGGCAACGTCGGCGAGACGGCGTTGTCGATGTCGGTGTACGTCGCACTGACCACCACGGACGCCGATTCGGCGTTGCTCGCGTCGGTCAACCACAGCGGCGACAGCGACTCGACCGGTTCGGTCTGCGGCAACCTCGTCGGCGCGATGTACGGCGAGGAAGCCCTGCGGCAGAGCTGGCTCGACCGGCTGGAACTCCGCGAAGTCATCGTCGGGCTGGCGGACGACGCGCTCACCGAGTTCGGCCCGGATGCGCCGGCCGACGACCGGTGGTTCGCTCGGTACCCGGTCGACTAG
- a CDS encoding ADP-ribosylglycohydrolase family protein has product MEAAEAIAKVGQWLRAVHGPDVSGPAGLRVDTEKVLRIPEGWSVPYNTIAFLDEGRPEKEIFPPPSVVVREPDGELRQAHPHPGGLSVPVAFPGQENWREVVDPEYVKAGLGELGVPLQAVAGWVKVDADGNQTGEERENPEYKAGPIRRGYPKPENTLETLLSFGSVGWLTRELLLIGLIRCEVYVPLDLETGKTDRFYFAEERNELKVFSSTRHLPAREHGWWKVDVATLAEFEHPPNLVINGGPTTIEDVSSGELAEIVQRFPRHEPRIDVHGRCPEAEEDLIRVATETAARMGLPDPVKPPLAAAEKARRRGFELTAEECAKTVLGESWLKRLSMPEPPRSKPNDLRANGLAPAYDNAGRTVPRLDTFGKYFERNLDGYRYGWQRVTGAYVGFALGEALGAAVDRMMLHDIHAKFGIEGVTDLIPAYDQPGRIGSLTQRLLFYTEAAIRSPHREQPESREAEQLFPDVVRGALQRWLRTQGAPMDAPDGWLVQVPDLHARRDIDDAELNAYHQLATLAAGAPPMGGPAALIPALPAALTMAGPGSGFSGGARQAVRELAGVTHPEEQDLAAATYLTWLFEHALTKEAFSFPIWNTSREVLNPDNQFQQGPEWSAIKDMVAESVPFFGEHGLPDLRMPELIGDGKTTLSVLGRAFAALSGFENYPEQALLRAVNHSGRSALTGAIAGALLGARTGIPGLPQKWVDQLELRYLVEQVASDAYWHFDRHSALSALGDAWIERYPRH; this is encoded by the coding sequence GTGGAAGCGGCGGAAGCGATTGCCAAGGTCGGCCAGTGGCTGCGCGCGGTGCACGGCCCGGACGTCTCCGGTCCCGCCGGGCTCCGGGTGGACACCGAGAAGGTCCTGCGCATCCCCGAGGGCTGGTCGGTGCCCTACAACACCATCGCCTTCCTCGACGAGGGCCGGCCGGAGAAGGAGATCTTCCCGCCGCCGTCGGTGGTCGTGCGCGAGCCGGACGGCGAGCTGCGCCAGGCGCACCCGCACCCCGGCGGGCTGTCGGTGCCGGTGGCCTTCCCCGGCCAGGAGAACTGGCGCGAGGTCGTCGACCCCGAGTACGTCAAGGCCGGGCTCGGCGAGCTGGGCGTGCCGCTGCAGGCCGTCGCCGGCTGGGTGAAGGTCGACGCCGACGGCAACCAGACCGGCGAAGAGCGCGAGAACCCGGAGTACAAGGCCGGGCCGATCCGCCGCGGCTACCCGAAACCGGAGAACACGCTGGAGACGCTGCTGTCGTTCGGCAGCGTCGGCTGGCTGACCCGGGAGCTGCTGCTCATCGGGCTGATCCGGTGCGAGGTGTACGTCCCGCTCGACCTGGAGACCGGAAAGACCGACCGGTTCTACTTCGCCGAGGAGCGCAACGAGCTCAAGGTGTTCAGCTCGACCCGGCACCTGCCCGCGCGCGAGCACGGCTGGTGGAAGGTCGACGTCGCCACCCTGGCCGAGTTCGAGCACCCGCCGAACCTGGTGATCAACGGCGGCCCGACGACCATCGAGGACGTCTCCAGCGGCGAGCTCGCGGAGATCGTCCAGCGGTTCCCGCGCCACGAGCCGCGCATCGACGTGCACGGCCGCTGCCCGGAGGCGGAAGAAGACCTGATCCGGGTCGCCACCGAGACCGCGGCCCGGATGGGCCTGCCGGACCCGGTGAAGCCGCCGCTGGCCGCGGCCGAGAAGGCCCGGCGGCGCGGCTTCGAGCTGACCGCCGAGGAGTGCGCGAAGACCGTGCTCGGCGAGTCGTGGCTGAAGCGGCTGAGCATGCCGGAGCCGCCGCGCAGCAAGCCCAACGACCTGCGCGCGAACGGCCTGGCCCCGGCGTACGACAACGCCGGCCGCACGGTGCCGCGGCTCGACACGTTCGGCAAGTACTTCGAGCGGAACCTCGACGGCTACCGCTACGGCTGGCAGCGCGTCACGGGCGCGTACGTCGGCTTCGCGCTCGGCGAGGCCCTCGGCGCGGCCGTCGACCGGATGATGCTGCACGACATCCACGCGAAGTTCGGCATCGAAGGCGTCACCGACCTGATTCCGGCGTACGACCAGCCCGGCCGGATCGGCTCGCTGACGCAGCGGCTGCTCTTCTACACCGAGGCGGCGATCCGCAGCCCGCACCGCGAGCAGCCGGAATCCCGCGAGGCCGAGCAGCTGTTCCCCGACGTCGTCCGCGGGGCGCTGCAGCGCTGGCTGCGCACCCAGGGCGCGCCGATGGACGCGCCGGACGGCTGGCTCGTGCAGGTCCCGGACCTGCACGCCCGGCGGGACATCGACGACGCCGAGCTCAACGCCTACCACCAGCTCGCGACCCTGGCGGCGGGCGCGCCGCCGATGGGCGGCCCGGCCGCGCTGATCCCGGCGCTGCCCGCCGCGCTGACCATGGCCGGGCCCGGCAGCGGGTTCTCCGGCGGGGCGCGGCAGGCGGTGCGGGAGCTGGCCGGCGTCACCCACCCCGAAGAGCAGGACCTGGCCGCCGCGACCTACCTGACCTGGCTGTTCGAGCACGCGCTGACCAAGGAGGCGTTCAGCTTCCCGATCTGGAACACCAGCCGCGAGGTGCTCAACCCGGACAACCAGTTCCAGCAGGGCCCGGAGTGGTCGGCGATCAAGGACATGGTCGCCGAGTCGGTGCCGTTCTTCGGCGAGCACGGGCTGCCCGACCTGCGGATGCCCGAACTGATCGGCGACGGCAAGACCACGCTGTCGGTGCTCGGCCGCGCCTTCGCCGCGTTGTCGGGCTTCGAGAACTACCCGGAGCAAGCGCTGCTCCGCGCGGTCAACCACTCCGGCCGCAGCGCGCTCACCGGGGCGATCGCCGGTGCCCTGCTCGGCGCGCGCACCGGGATCCCCGGCCTGCCGCAGAAGTGGGTCGACCAGCTGGAGCTGCGGTACCTGGTCGAGCAGGTCGCTTCGGACGCGTACTGGCACTTCGACCGGCACTCGGCGCTGAGCGCGCTCGGCGACGCGTGGATCGAGCGGTACCCGCGGCATTAG
- a CDS encoding TNT domain-containing protein translates to MIHVEHRLSPDEQRTLLVRLGKLVREHRVNAAVPAVADFRQVGKHTETAGHNTATPDELIGLFTELRAGMYTEGRGTWLQARFALNPDGSFDFDFALDDDPLWTDAPEPAAWPEELAAFPRADEHIPDWWRLRAQLPLGVVFRHADTGGPDVERPPLTDTEVPLVLQYLEREAVVHETEDERFHTDGTWIWSDAVPLLLAKHGVPPEPDLVAHIRRHHFQPPYVEPLVRRTAEADLLGKPRPKPGRADVKKTAGDVAAELETTPDPQLGDEELLIVLVQRLGEHGVWPEAYRVGERADGAWCLNYTPDGWEVAAYAGGKPREPKYFARLEYAAQQLLGALLLHPARMTAGHETPLETAKELDDWPVHPAPGEPPLTLLRNKRITRLVAGTVVLRFGEEPGNLVHHGEVRFATTSLPLERERVRRSYRLRRPLHVITGITVPWANLPGGAVAFVLPKTIAEHESDGSLERIE, encoded by the coding sequence ATGATTCACGTGGAACATCGACTTTCGCCCGACGAGCAGCGCACTCTCCTGGTGCGGCTGGGAAAGCTCGTGCGCGAGCACCGGGTCAACGCCGCCGTCCCCGCCGTCGCGGACTTCCGGCAGGTCGGCAAGCACACCGAAACCGCAGGCCACAACACGGCGACACCGGACGAGCTGATCGGCCTCTTCACCGAACTGCGGGCCGGCATGTACACCGAAGGCCGCGGCACTTGGCTGCAGGCGCGGTTCGCCCTGAACCCGGACGGCAGCTTCGACTTCGACTTCGCGCTCGACGACGATCCGCTGTGGACCGACGCGCCCGAGCCGGCCGCCTGGCCGGAGGAGCTCGCCGCGTTCCCGCGGGCCGACGAGCACATCCCCGACTGGTGGCGGCTGCGCGCGCAGCTGCCGCTGGGCGTGGTGTTCCGGCACGCCGACACCGGCGGCCCGGACGTCGAACGGCCGCCGCTGACCGACACCGAGGTGCCGCTCGTGCTGCAGTACCTCGAGCGCGAGGCCGTCGTGCACGAAACCGAGGACGAGCGCTTCCACACCGACGGCACGTGGATCTGGTCCGACGCCGTCCCGCTGCTGCTCGCGAAGCACGGCGTGCCGCCGGAGCCGGACCTGGTCGCGCACATCCGGCGGCACCACTTCCAGCCGCCGTACGTCGAGCCGCTGGTCCGGCGGACCGCCGAGGCGGACCTGCTGGGCAAGCCGCGGCCGAAGCCGGGCCGCGCCGACGTGAAGAAGACCGCCGGTGACGTCGCCGCCGAGCTGGAGACCACGCCGGACCCGCAGCTCGGTGACGAAGAGCTGCTGATCGTGCTGGTGCAGCGGCTCGGCGAGCACGGGGTGTGGCCCGAGGCGTACCGGGTCGGCGAGCGGGCCGACGGCGCCTGGTGCCTCAACTACACGCCCGACGGCTGGGAGGTCGCCGCCTACGCCGGTGGGAAGCCGCGTGAACCGAAGTACTTCGCCCGGCTCGAGTACGCCGCCCAGCAGCTGCTGGGCGCGTTGCTGCTGCACCCCGCCCGGATGACCGCCGGGCACGAAACACCGCTGGAAACCGCGAAGGAGCTCGACGACTGGCCGGTGCACCCGGCGCCGGGTGAGCCTCCCCTCACCCTGCTCCGCAACAAGCGCATCACCAGGCTGGTGGCGGGTACGGTCGTGCTGCGCTTCGGCGAGGAACCCGGCAACCTCGTTCACCACGGCGAGGTACGGTTCGCCACGACGTCGCTGCCGCTCGAACGCGAACGGGTGCGGCGGAGCTACCGGCTCAGACGCCCCCTGCACGTGATCACCGGCATCACGGTTCCGTGGGCGAACCTGCCGGGTGGCGCGGTGGCCTTCGTGCTGCCGAAGACGATCGCCGAGCACGAGTCCGACGGAAGCCTGGAGAGGATCGAGTAG